A single Streptomyces sp. Edi2 DNA region contains:
- a CDS encoding SCO5717 family growth-regulating ATPase, giving the protein MNEQEAFRPDGNDPDDDQSEFDLTGEFKIDFAAPAWYASNDTSGGGTSAASPATPPASSPTAPPAAAQPPLGPPTGRPLPGPAQGAPGIPPQQPQQPQQGAPGVPPQGVPATPPPVEAAPPSFPTLRPQDTGNDAPAAGIGAPLAGSDAPAAGNATPATTTPGPEPTAASAPATDDAADAANRRSGTGVDPSFSLWGDDDDNDPKAASATEAEAKFEAEAEVRPEPEADAAPAVTPEAAPTTVPQPEASQPPHAAEGGAPAPEAVTPPPPAPDAAVQGGQPAPAQAQPQPQPQSQPQPQPQQAAPQQGAPQQGVPHQGVPQQTTPQGVPQQGAPWGAAAEGQQQGVPGQGTLPPLPAEFQPADPRMAQAQAQAAQQGQQQPQQHAAAQQQQQAQQPQAGYPQGQPAQQGGYPQQQQGVPGQQQAAYGYPQTSYGYPQQGQQQPQQHAAAQQSGYGYPQQGQQQPQQHAAAQQSGYGYPQTGAQGYPQAGAQGYPQQGQYPQQAQAGYSQQQAAAQQAAQAQAAQAQAAQAQAAQAQAAQAQQAQQAQYAQQAQAQQAQHAQQAQAQQAQQTQQGQQAQQPQQAYQPLPGQQAGDPNAAANYASYSQPGQQQPQQRAAPGAPLGYSAAVELTSDRLLRNQPKKRKPGANAQPSKFKLGAKKEEAERQRKLELIRTPVMSCYRIAVISLKGGVGKTTTTTALGSTLASERQDKILAIDANPDAGTLGRRVRRETGATIRDLVGEIPHLHSYMDIRRFTSQAPSGLEILANDVDPAVSTTFNDEDYRRAIDVLGKQYPIILTDSGTGLLYSAMRGVLDLADQLIIISTPSVDGASSASTTLDWLSAHGYADLVQRGITVISGVRETGKMIKIDDIVSHFETRCRGVVVVPFDEHLAAGAEVDLDMMRPKTREAYFNLSALVAEDFARAQQAAGMYPQQQMGGDPYAQQQYAQQGQPQQGQPPQAQPQQQPQQGQPPAGYPPQQGGWTQQAAQQPAQPPAHWQQQQPAPDAPQPEQHPGLAPGWQQQPPPQ; this is encoded by the coding sequence GTGAACGAGCAGGAGGCTTTCCGTCCGGACGGAAACGATCCTGACGACGACCAGTCCGAGTTCGACCTGACCGGTGAGTTCAAGATCGATTTCGCCGCACCGGCCTGGTACGCGAGCAACGACACCAGTGGTGGGGGCACGAGTGCCGCCTCCCCCGCGACTCCTCCTGCGTCTTCGCCCACCGCTCCGCCCGCCGCCGCCCAGCCCCCGCTCGGCCCGCCCACCGGCCGGCCGCTGCCCGGGCCCGCCCAGGGGGCGCCCGGAATTCCGCCACAGCAGCCGCAGCAGCCGCAGCAGGGTGCGCCCGGGGTTCCGCCGCAGGGTGTGCCGGCGACCCCGCCGCCCGTGGAGGCCGCTCCGCCGAGCTTCCCGACCCTGCGCCCGCAGGACACCGGCAATGACGCACCGGCCGCCGGCATCGGCGCACCGCTGGCCGGCAGTGACGCACCGGCGGCCGGCAATGCCACACCGGCCACCACAACTCCCGGCCCCGAGCCGACCGCGGCGTCTGCACCGGCCACGGACGACGCTGCGGACGCCGCCAATCGCCGCTCGGGCACGGGTGTCGACCCGTCGTTCTCCCTCTGGGGCGACGACGATGACAACGATCCGAAGGCAGCGAGCGCGACCGAGGCCGAGGCCAAGTTCGAGGCCGAGGCGGAAGTAAGGCCCGAGCCCGAGGCCGACGCCGCGCCCGCGGTGACGCCGGAGGCCGCACCCACCACGGTGCCGCAGCCCGAGGCCTCGCAGCCGCCGCACGCCGCCGAGGGCGGAGCTCCCGCCCCTGAGGCGGTCACCCCTCCCCCGCCCGCGCCCGATGCCGCGGTGCAAGGCGGACAGCCCGCCCCGGCCCAGGCGCAGCCACAGCCGCAACCCCAGTCGCAGCCGCAGCCCCAGCCACAACAGGCCGCGCCCCAGCAGGGCGCGCCCCAGCAGGGGGTTCCGCACCAGGGCGTCCCGCAGCAGACGACTCCGCAGGGCGTGCCTCAGCAGGGTGCTCCGTGGGGCGCTGCGGCGGAGGGACAGCAGCAGGGTGTGCCCGGGCAGGGCACCCTGCCGCCACTGCCGGCGGAGTTCCAGCCGGCGGACCCGCGGATGGCGCAGGCGCAGGCGCAGGCCGCCCAGCAGGGCCAGCAGCAGCCGCAGCAGCACGCAGCGGCGCAGCAGCAACAGCAGGCGCAGCAGCCGCAGGCCGGCTACCCGCAGGGACAGCCCGCCCAGCAGGGTGGCTACCCGCAACAGCAGCAGGGCGTCCCAGGCCAGCAGCAGGCCGCGTACGGCTACCCGCAGACCTCCTACGGCTACCCCCAGCAAGGCCAGCAGCAGCCGCAACAGCATGCAGCGGCGCAGCAGTCCGGCTATGGCTACCCCCAGCAGGGCCAGCAGCAGCCGCAGCAGCACGCAGCGGCGCAGCAGTCCGGTTACGGCTATCCGCAGACCGGCGCGCAGGGCTACCCGCAGGCCGGTGCGCAGGGCTACCCGCAGCAGGGCCAGTACCCCCAGCAGGCGCAGGCCGGCTACAGCCAGCAGCAGGCCGCCGCCCAGCAGGCGGCACAAGCCCAGGCTGCGCAGGCCCAAGCAGCACAGGCCCAGGCGGCACAAGCCCAGGCGGCGCAGGCGCAGCAAGCCCAGCAGGCTCAGTACGCTCAGCAGGCCCAGGCGCAGCAGGCCCAGCACGCTCAGCAGGCCCAGGCCCAGCAGGCGCAGCAAACGCAGCAGGGCCAGCAGGCTCAACAGCCCCAGCAGGCCTACCAGCCGCTCCCCGGGCAGCAGGCCGGCGACCCGAACGCGGCGGCGAACTACGCGTCGTACTCGCAGCCGGGTCAGCAGCAGCCGCAGCAGCGGGCCGCTCCCGGCGCGCCGCTCGGCTACAGCGCCGCGGTGGAACTGACCTCCGACCGGCTGCTGCGCAACCAGCCCAAGAAGCGCAAGCCGGGCGCCAATGCCCAGCCGTCCAAGTTCAAGCTGGGCGCGAAGAAGGAAGAGGCGGAGCGCCAGCGCAAGCTGGAGCTGATCCGCACGCCGGTGATGTCCTGTTACCGGATCGCGGTGATCAGCCTCAAGGGCGGCGTCGGCAAGACCACCACGACCACCGCGCTGGGCTCCACCCTCGCGTCCGAGCGGCAGGACAAGATCCTGGCGATCGACGCCAACCCGGACGCCGGCACGCTCGGCCGACGGGTGCGGCGCGAGACCGGTGCGACCATCCGTGACCTGGTGGGTGAGATCCCGCATCTGCACAGCTACATGGACATCCGCCGGTTCACCTCGCAGGCCCCTTCGGGCCTGGAGATCCTCGCCAACGACGTGGACCCCGCGGTCTCCACGACGTTCAACGACGAGGACTACCGACGGGCGATCGACGTCCTCGGCAAGCAGTACCCGATCATCCTCACCGACTCGGGTACGGGTCTGCTCTACAGCGCGATGCGTGGAGTGCTCGACCTCGCCGACCAGTTGATCATCATCTCCACCCCGTCCGTGGACGGTGCGAGCAGCGCGAGCACCACCCTGGACTGGCTGTCCGCGCACGGCTACGCCGACCTGGTGCAGCGGGGTATCACGGTCATCTCGGGTGTCCGCGAGACCGGCAAGATGATCAAGATCGATGACATCGTGTCGCACTTCGAGACCCGCTGCCGCGGTGTGGTGGTCGTCCCCTTCGACGAGCATCTCGCCGCAGGTGCCGAGGTCGACCTGGACATGATGCGGCCCAAGACCCGTGAGGCGTACTTCAACCTCTCCGCCCTGGTGGCCGAGGACTTCGCGCGGGCACAGCAGGCAGCGGGGATGTACCCGCAGCAGCAGATGGGCGGCGACCCGTACGCCCAGCAGCAGTACGCCCAGCAGGGGCAGCCTCAGCAGGGCCAGCCCCCACAGGCACAGCCGCAACAGCAGCCGCAGCAGGGCCAGCCGCCGGCCGGTTACCCGCCCCAGCAAGGCGGTTGGACCCAGCAGGCCGCCCAGCAGCCCGCCCAGCCGCCGGCCCACTGGCAGCAGCAACAGCCCGCTCCGGACGCACCGCAGCCCGAACAACACCCCGGCCTGGCACCGGGATGGCAGCAGCAGCCGCCTCCGCAGTGA
- the truB gene encoding tRNA pseudouridine(55) synthase TruB, which yields MKRESNKPIQRGERDALSGKGGGGRRAGLVIVDKPAGFTSHDVVAKMRGMARTRRVGHAGTLDPMATGVLVLGIERATKLLGHLALTEKEYVGTIRLGQTTITDDAEGEITASKAAHGFAREDIDAVVGRLSGAIMQVPSKVSAIKINGKRSYSRVRDGEDVEIPARPVTVSSFLVHSAHETEAEDGTPVTDLLVSVECSSGTYIRALARDLGDRLGVGGHLTALRRTRVGPYKLDRARTLDQLQAAVDDTEGEGLPVMPLGDAAAAAFTRWDVAEPQVRLLLNGARIPMPRFEGNGPIAAFGPDGRFLALVENQGGKAKSLAVFAV from the coding sequence ATGAAGCGTGAGAGCAACAAGCCCATCCAAAGGGGCGAGCGCGATGCGCTCTCCGGCAAGGGTGGTGGTGGGCGACGGGCGGGCCTGGTCATCGTCGACAAGCCGGCCGGCTTCACTTCGCATGACGTGGTGGCGAAGATGCGCGGGATGGCGCGCACCCGCCGGGTCGGGCACGCCGGCACGCTCGACCCGATGGCGACGGGCGTGCTCGTCCTGGGCATCGAGCGGGCCACCAAGCTGCTCGGCCATCTCGCGCTGACGGAGAAGGAGTACGTCGGCACGATCCGGCTCGGGCAGACGACGATCACCGATGACGCCGAGGGCGAGATCACCGCGTCGAAGGCGGCGCACGGGTTCGCCCGTGAGGACATCGACGCGGTGGTCGGCCGGCTGTCCGGCGCGATCATGCAGGTCCCGTCGAAGGTCAGCGCCATCAAGATCAACGGCAAGCGGTCGTACTCGCGGGTCCGCGACGGCGAGGACGTGGAGATCCCGGCCCGGCCGGTCACCGTCTCCTCGTTCCTGGTGCACTCCGCGCACGAGACCGAGGCCGAGGACGGCACCCCGGTGACCGATCTGCTGGTCTCCGTCGAGTGTTCGTCCGGTACCTACATCCGCGCCCTCGCCCGCGACCTGGGGGACAGGCTGGGGGTCGGCGGCCATCTGACGGCGCTGCGCCGCACCCGCGTCGGCCCGTACAAGCTGGACCGGGCGCGCACCCTCGACCAGCTCCAGGCCGCCGTGGACGACACCGAGGGGGAGGGCCTGCCGGTCATGCCGCTCGGGGACGCGGCCGCCGCGGCCTTCACCCGCTGGGATGTGGCCGAGCCGCAGGTCCGGCTGCTGCTGAACGGCGCACGGATCCCGATGCCGCGGTTCGAGGGCAACGGCCCGATCGCGGCGTTCGGGCCGGACGGCCGGTTCCTCGCGCTGGTCGAGAACCAGGGCGGGAAGGCGAAGAGCCTGGCGGTGTTCGCGGTCTAG
- the eccE gene encoding type VII secretion protein EccE yields MAPRLRQQAGTIGGVRVQQLAIIELAAALVLVGWTIHPAALTAAIVIAALLVIFALGRRRRIPLPEWITTVRAMKRRGKDSNSALAATQGVDPAFAPVVECEPALRTYEFTTESDQRAIGFVGDGTFLTALVQVDARDEPLRPQRGSHMLPLEVLHTALDIEDIHLESVQFVQYTQPAPAPHLPEQAVAARSYAPLQAQSQTPALQLTWIALKLDPELCSEAIEARGGGMEGAKRSLLRAADQLVSRLTAHGVRAKVLAEREVVAAIGTAVCVSPRAANGAMGRDGRAARRTQETTRAMRCDDRWHTTYWIGRWPQLGQGGAPLAAVTQLLTSTRAMASTFTLAATHGNGRAPAISGYVRLSTRSENELSAAQSELERRSGSVKVGLVRLDREQLPGLLATLPLGGTR; encoded by the coding sequence GTGGCACCGCGGCTGCGCCAACAGGCCGGAACCATCGGTGGGGTGCGCGTCCAGCAGCTGGCCATCATCGAACTCGCCGCGGCGCTGGTGCTGGTGGGCTGGACGATCCACCCGGCCGCACTGACCGCGGCCATTGTGATCGCGGCTCTTCTGGTCATTTTCGCGCTCGGCCGGCGGCGGAGGATTCCGCTGCCGGAATGGATCACGACCGTGCGCGCCATGAAGCGCCGCGGCAAGGACAGCAACTCCGCGCTCGCGGCGACGCAGGGCGTGGACCCCGCCTTCGCGCCGGTGGTGGAGTGCGAACCGGCCCTGCGGACCTACGAGTTCACCACCGAATCGGACCAGCGCGCCATCGGCTTCGTCGGTGACGGGACGTTCCTGACGGCTCTCGTCCAGGTGGATGCCCGTGACGAGCCGCTGCGGCCGCAGCGCGGCAGCCACATGCTGCCGCTCGAGGTGCTGCACACCGCGCTCGACATCGAGGACATCCACCTCGAATCGGTGCAGTTCGTCCAGTACACCCAGCCCGCGCCGGCCCCGCACCTGCCCGAACAGGCCGTCGCGGCCCGTTCGTATGCGCCGCTGCAGGCCCAGTCGCAGACGCCGGCGCTGCAGCTGACGTGGATCGCCCTGAAGCTCGACCCCGAGCTGTGCTCGGAGGCGATCGAGGCCCGCGGTGGCGGGATGGAGGGCGCCAAGCGTTCGCTGCTGCGCGCCGCCGACCAGCTCGTCAGCCGGCTGACCGCACACGGTGTACGCGCCAAGGTGCTCGCCGAGCGGGAGGTCGTGGCCGCGATCGGCACCGCGGTGTGCGTCAGCCCGCGGGCCGCCAACGGGGCGATGGGGCGCGACGGCCGGGCGGCCCGCCGCACCCAGGAGACAACCCGGGCGATGCGCTGCGACGACCGCTGGCACACCACCTATTGGATCGGCCGGTGGCCCCAACTGGGCCAGGGCGGTGCCCCGTTGGCGGCCGTCACCCAGCTGCTGACCAGCACCAGGGCGATGGCCAGCACCTTCACGCTGGCCGCCACGCACGGCAACGGCCGCGCCCCGGCCATCTCGGGTTACGTCCGTCTTTCCACCCGCAGTGAGAACGAGCTCTCCGCCGCGCAGAGCGAGTTGGAGCGCCGTTCCGGTTCCGTGAAGGTCGGGCTCGTACGGCTCGACCGGGAACAGCTGCCCGGCCTGCTGGCCACGCTTCCCCTCGGAGGTACCCGCTGA
- the mycP gene encoding type VII secretion-associated serine protease mycosin: protein MTAAPAIADENVPLNSGECKFGTDNIAETPWSLQRLLTNQLWANGMKGQGIRVGVIDTGIDDGNQQLKSAIGSGGKTFVKGKPTEDKVGHGTKVAGIIAARPIRGSGFFGIAPKATVIPFQQTSAEKAGTADSLAKAVDKAVAEGVDIINISQGTGADRRLLPTLEQSIARANAKGILVVASAGNGGADGGEKNMYPAAYSNKYPNVLAVAASDRNNERAPFSQSGNFVQIAAPGVDMVSTVPDGGNCVDQGTSFSAPYVAGAAALLKAKHKDWSPQQLIWHLEQTAERVRKDRDNFIGWGVVDPVAALNDDTEPTAEPKPDKPSNMADGSDIHPVAVTLGESPEDRRARVAVYIVGGGLLAVGTVVGCAIALRDWRRKTS, encoded by the coding sequence GTGACCGCCGCACCGGCGATCGCGGACGAGAACGTGCCGCTCAACAGCGGTGAGTGCAAGTTCGGCACGGACAACATCGCCGAGACCCCGTGGTCGCTGCAGCGGCTCCTGACGAATCAGCTGTGGGCCAACGGAATGAAGGGGCAAGGAATCCGTGTCGGTGTCATCGACACCGGTATCGACGACGGTAACCAGCAGCTGAAAAGCGCGATCGGCAGCGGCGGCAAAACCTTTGTCAAGGGCAAGCCGACCGAGGACAAGGTCGGTCACGGCACCAAGGTCGCCGGCATCATCGCCGCCCGCCCGATCAGGGGTTCCGGCTTCTTCGGAATCGCGCCCAAGGCCACCGTCATCCCGTTCCAGCAGACCTCGGCCGAGAAGGCCGGAACCGCCGACAGCCTCGCCAAGGCCGTGGACAAGGCCGTGGCGGAGGGCGTTGACATCATCAACATCTCCCAGGGAACCGGCGCGGACCGACGCCTTCTGCCCACCCTCGAGCAGTCGATCGCCCGCGCCAACGCCAAGGGCATTCTGGTGGTCGCCTCGGCCGGCAACGGTGGTGCCGACGGCGGTGAAAAGAACATGTACCCCGCCGCGTACTCGAACAAGTACCCCAACGTCTTGGCAGTGGCCGCCTCGGACCGCAACAACGAGCGTGCGCCCTTCTCACAGTCCGGAAACTTCGTCCAGATCGCCGCCCCCGGCGTCGACATGGTCTCCACCGTCCCCGACGGCGGCAACTGCGTCGACCAGGGCACCAGCTTCTCCGCGCCGTACGTAGCGGGAGCCGCAGCCCTTCTCAAGGCCAAGCACAAGGACTGGTCGCCGCAGCAGCTCATCTGGCATCTCGAACAGACCGCCGAGCGTGTGCGCAAGGACCGCGACAACTTCATCGGCTGGGGCGTCGTCGACCCGGTGGCGGCTCTCAACGACGACACCGAGCCCACTGCCGAACCCAAGCCGGACAAGCCCTCGAACATGGCTGACGGCTCCGATATCCATCCGGTCGCGGTCACACTCGGCGAGAGCCCCGAGGACCGGCGTGCCCGTGTGGCCGTCTACATTGTCGGCGGCGGGCTTCTGGCCGTCGGTACGGTGGTGGGTTGCGCCATCGCACTTCGTGACTGGCGTCGGAAAACTTCATAG
- the eccB gene encoding type VII secretion protein EccB yields the protein MASRRDELNAYSFARKRTNAAFLKPLPNGSIESAPKPLKAVVPSIVMGVVMLVGFGACGILKPVAPQGWDEVGKNVIVGDESTTRYIVLESHHQKLLHPILNLSSARLLIDPQFKVVKVKESELDGKLPHGPALGIPYAPDRLPGSEDADKPKTWAVCNRPGTGTNSKPQQAVFVLAGKDKKLVEDKGKLDVHQALYVEDPKGKKWLVDNHGMAFGFNSTRMGGWAGSRVDGDALLRRIVFGPNAQPQKVSQQYMDTLLTLPDQLSISMPQVEQAGTMTNAPKVPEKGKRVGSILEDSDGQKYVVEKDGVEQVTKFVARLLEQGSNARKLHSDGSPIVPVPVAASSISPKKDDSGNLTTYLGKTFGDFDSPWPKEAVSPANNFGSQGGGLVTPTRSGVSCSVYNGTNNKYPGGEEKQLGYPNGVPDMQTWVGKDYPAKLASGASSYVTPGSGLLYTEVPTPQAKSGSLFLATDTGLRYSVPRNNDGGDKAGNDKQEVDQSRLHLGYGGTHPPLILKAWSTLLSEGPALDIRSAKKPQSS from the coding sequence ATGGCATCACGTCGGGACGAGCTGAATGCGTATTCGTTTGCTCGAAAGCGCACGAATGCGGCATTTCTGAAGCCGCTGCCGAACGGATCGATCGAGAGCGCCCCCAAGCCGCTCAAGGCGGTGGTGCCGAGTATCGTCATGGGTGTCGTGATGCTCGTGGGATTCGGTGCGTGCGGCATTCTCAAGCCGGTTGCACCGCAGGGGTGGGACGAGGTCGGCAAGAATGTCATCGTCGGGGACGAATCGACCACGCGTTACATCGTCCTGGAAAGCCACCACCAGAAACTGCTGCACCCCATCCTGAATCTCTCCTCCGCCCGGCTTCTTATCGACCCGCAGTTCAAAGTCGTCAAGGTCAAGGAATCCGAGCTGGACGGAAAGCTCCCGCACGGGCCCGCCCTCGGTATTCCGTACGCGCCCGACCGGCTGCCCGGCTCCGAGGACGCCGACAAGCCGAAGACCTGGGCGGTGTGCAACCGCCCCGGCACCGGCACCAACTCCAAGCCGCAGCAGGCCGTCTTCGTCCTGGCCGGCAAGGACAAGAAGCTCGTCGAGGACAAGGGCAAGCTCGACGTCCATCAGGCGCTGTACGTCGAGGACCCCAAGGGCAAGAAGTGGCTGGTCGACAACCACGGCATGGCCTTCGGGTTCAACTCCACCCGGATGGGCGGGTGGGCCGGCAGCAGGGTGGACGGTGACGCCCTCCTGCGCCGGATCGTCTTCGGCCCCAACGCCCAGCCGCAGAAGGTGTCGCAGCAGTACATGGACACCCTGCTCACCCTCCCTGACCAGCTCTCCATCAGCATGCCGCAGGTCGAGCAGGCCGGAACGATGACCAATGCCCCCAAGGTCCCGGAGAAGGGCAAGCGGGTCGGCTCGATCCTCGAGGACAGCGACGGCCAGAAGTACGTCGTGGAGAAGGACGGCGTCGAGCAGGTGACGAAGTTCGTCGCCAGGCTGCTGGAGCAGGGCTCGAACGCGAGGAAGCTGCACTCCGACGGTTCGCCGATCGTCCCCGTACCCGTCGCCGCCAGCAGCATCTCCCCGAAGAAGGACGACTCGGGGAACCTGACGACGTACCTGGGGAAGACGTTCGGCGACTTCGATTCGCCGTGGCCGAAGGAAGCGGTCTCCCCGGCCAACAACTTCGGTTCGCAGGGCGGCGGGCTGGTCACCCCCACGCGCAGCGGCGTGTCCTGCAGTGTCTACAACGGCACCAACAACAAGTACCCGGGCGGCGAGGAGAAGCAGCTCGGCTACCCGAACGGTGTGCCGGACATGCAGACCTGGGTCGGCAAGGACTACCCGGCCAAGCTCGCCAGCGGCGCCAGCTCGTACGTCACCCCCGGCAGCGGCCTGCTGTACACCGAGGTGCCCACGCCCCAGGCGAAGAGCGGCAGCCTTTTCCTGGCCACCGACACGGGGCTGCGCTACTCCGTGCCGCGGAACAACGACGGCGGGGACAAGGCCGGCAACGACAAGCAGGAAGTCGACCAGTCGAGGCTTCACCTCGGCTACGGCGGCACGCACCCGCCGCTGATTCTGAAGGCCTGGTCCACCCTGCTCTCCGAGGGGCCGGCGTTGGACATCCGCAGCGCCAAGAAGCCGCAGTCGTCCTGA
- a CDS encoding WXG100 family type VII secretion target: MAGQQYTTTEEEMVAFSGKISSVNQSIQGEISRLNTVVDTITSGWKGAAASSYNQLQSKVNEDATRLNQLLGEIKEAIDSTTKNYSASEEEQAQSISHISASASPFG; this comes from the coding sequence ATGGCTGGTCAGCAGTACACAACCACCGAGGAGGAGATGGTCGCGTTCAGCGGCAAGATCTCCTCGGTCAACCAGTCGATCCAGGGCGAGATCTCTCGCCTGAACACGGTCGTCGACACCATCACGTCTGGTTGGAAGGGTGCTGCGGCCTCCTCGTACAACCAGCTCCAGTCCAAGGTGAACGAGGACGCCACCCGTCTCAACCAGCTTCTGGGTGAGATCAAGGAAGCGATCGACTCGACCACGAAGAACTACTCCGCCTCCGAAGAGGAGCAGGCCCAGTCGATCTCGCACATCTCCGCCTCGGCTTCCCCGTTCGGATGA
- a CDS encoding WXG100 family type VII secretion target produces the protein MSGQILVNFATISQASSDVRGTANNIRQQLDDLEAGVKKIAASWEGAAQEGYQARQREWDQRAASLHSTLEAIAKALDQAAQNYQATEHKNSGIWAG, from the coding sequence ATGTCAGGCCAGATCCTCGTCAATTTCGCGACGATCTCGCAGGCCAGTTCCGACGTGCGCGGTACGGCCAACAACATCCGCCAGCAGCTCGACGACCTCGAGGCGGGCGTCAAGAAGATCGCCGCCAGCTGGGAAGGTGCCGCGCAGGAGGGCTACCAGGCCCGCCAGCGCGAGTGGGACCAGCGCGCGGCCTCCCTGCACTCGACGCTTGAGGCCATCGCCAAGGCGCTGGACCAGGCCGCCCAGAACTACCAGGCCACCGAGCACAAGAACTCCGGTATCTGGGCGGGCTGA
- a CDS encoding bifunctional riboflavin kinase/FAD synthetase, producing the protein MQRWRGLEDIPEGWGRSVVTIGSYDGVHRGHQLIIGKAVARAHELGIPAVVVTFDPHPSEVVRPGTHPPLLAPHDRRAELMAGLGVDAVLILPFTKEFSKLAPADFVVKVLVDKLHAQVVVEGPNFRFGHKATGNVETLAELGTTYDYTVEVIDLYERGAAGGGEPFSSTLTRRLVAEGDVAGAMEVLGRPHRVEGVVVRGAQRGRELGFPTANVETLPHTAIPADGVYAGLLQVEGEAMPAAISVGTNPQFDGTARTVEAYAIDRIGLDLYGLHVGVDFVAYIRGQEKFDTLDALLERMAVDVKLARGLVAEAS; encoded by the coding sequence GTGCAGCGCTGGCGTGGCTTGGAGGACATCCCTGAGGGCTGGGGACGCAGCGTCGTCACCATCGGCTCCTACGACGGAGTGCACCGCGGCCACCAACTGATCATCGGCAAGGCCGTCGCGCGCGCCCATGAGCTGGGGATCCCCGCGGTGGTCGTCACCTTCGACCCGCACCCGAGCGAGGTCGTGCGGCCCGGTACCCATCCGCCGCTGCTGGCGCCGCACGACCGGCGTGCGGAGCTGATGGCCGGTCTGGGGGTGGACGCGGTGCTCATTCTCCCGTTCACCAAGGAGTTCTCGAAGCTGGCGCCGGCCGATTTCGTGGTCAAGGTGCTGGTCGACAAGCTGCACGCCCAGGTCGTCGTCGAGGGCCCCAACTTCCGCTTCGGGCACAAGGCGACCGGCAATGTCGAAACCCTCGCGGAACTCGGGACCACCTACGACTACACCGTGGAGGTCATCGACCTCTACGAGCGCGGGGCGGCGGGCGGCGGCGAGCCGTTCTCCTCCACGCTCACCCGCCGCCTGGTCGCCGAGGGCGATGTGGCCGGCGCGATGGAGGTCCTCGGACGGCCGCACCGTGTCGAGGGCGTCGTCGTACGCGGTGCCCAGCGCGGCCGTGAACTGGGCTTCCCGACGGCCAATGTGGAGACCCTGCCGCACACCGCGATCCCGGCCGACGGCGTCTACGCCGGCCTGCTGCAGGTCGAGGGTGAGGCAATGCCGGCGGCCATCTCGGTCGGCACCAACCCGCAGTTCGACGGCACGGCACGGACCGTCGAGGCGTATGCCATCGACCGCATCGGCCTGGATCTGTACGGGCTGCACGTCGGGGTGGACTTCGTCGCCTACATCCGCGGCCAGGAGAAGTTCGACACGCTCGACGCGTTGCTGGAGCGGATGGCGGTCGATGTGAAGCTGGCCCGGGGGCTGGTCGCGGAGGCGAGCTGA